The sequence below is a genomic window from Cataglyphis hispanica isolate Lineage 1 chromosome 13, ULB_Chis1_1.0, whole genome shotgun sequence.
aggttgtttataaaataaattgtaagaattgtaataagaattgtagcgcttcgtatgttggccagacaaaaagacacttagGCACCCGGGTCAaggaacattttaataatataaaaatgcacgcaaGCAATCTATCTATAATTAGCAaacataaattagaatttgatcatgacttcgattggtcagagCCTGATATTCtgcataacgaaaaacatgtaagaaagagagaaatagctgaaatgttttttattaaaaaatttgacaatacTATTAACTctcaaaaagatacagagaatttaaataacataaatacgataaattaataaaggtcgtttagtcgttctcagtattccaaacatagtggttgacacaatgtcagtttgacatttcgatttttctctttctactttttaattataacgtaggtacgtaattctatttatttcattgtaacttgactatcattatttatagtattgttattttagtttcacttgataaggaccaaaaccatatggtcgaaacgttatgatagaacaatcaaataataaattgccagtttggttgTATAACttgtctaaataattaaaattaaattaataaaatggaaagcaaatgtgaaaaaaaaataaattaggaaaaaaatatgggaaataaataaataaatataaaaatacaattaaaacttttatttgttgtatatagaatttttatttgttacaatATAGTGTTATAGAATATAGACAAGTAACAAAATTCAATCGATTAACATTtcgatatgtataattataaaaataattttttttttatttatgttcaaAGTAATACATCAGTAACATTTTTACACCagcatataaaaaagaaatgaacaTGTGCcggtgtattttataaaaaaaactttaatactaaaaaatttaatacgtatattttataaaagttttatattactcAATAATATGTCGGAGGTGCATATCCGTGTGTAGACACATATGCAGATGTAGAAGGCACATATGTCGGAGGCTCGCGTATATATGCGGGTGTAGCAGGAACATAAGCAAATGTCGGAGATACGGCCACATATGAATATGTGAGAGGCACGTATATATATCCAGGTATAGCATATGTGTGATGTAGAACATGTGATGTAGCACATATGCAGATGTAGAAGGCGCAGATCCATACTTTGTTGGGTTGAACGTATATCTATTCGTCCGCATATTtcgcttctttctttctcgttgaAATGCCCGTTGCACAACTTTATTAATGCgctgcaaaaaagaaattaaaatattagtattatgttattatttttatattaattatattagtatcatgttattatagtattatgttattagtattagatattttttctgatCATATTGTTGTTATACTTCCTACTTccttataaatgattaaaatacaatctataataaaactaaCTTTATTTACCTTTTGATTTGCGTTTCCGCCATCCTTGCATTCGATGATGTTGTCGTCGTTCTTGTACTTGGTGGCGGCGACGGTGTCGATGCTGTCGTCTTCTTTTTCAACGATGGTAACAAAGTCGGTGTCATGCTCGTTAATGACGGCAGCGCTTATACACTTTGATGGCGAGGCCATCGGCGTCGTAGCCCTTGTGTTTTTTGATGACGATGGCATCCGCGCCGTAGCCCTTGTGTTCTTTGATGGCGACGGCATAGGCGCCATAGCCCTCGTGCCTATCGATGGCGATGGCATCGGTATTGTGCTGGACACGGTCAGTTTTCTTTCGGGTTTCACCCCGGTAGGCAAATTGCCTTTGTTTCGTGCtgaaattacaaatatctctaatatattttctcctttatattttttctttttaattgaaagacatagatagaaataaagagagagagaaaggatgaTCAGTTCGGTCAAGTGACCAGTACAGAAATTGCTTGTATCACAAAGTCAAGCAGAGGAAGCCCTTGACAGattctaaaaagaattaatgccCCGCAGGGCAAAAAGCGGCAGAAATTGACTCACAAAAACAGAGCGACAAGAAAACACGTCAACATGTCAAGAAAactcagaaagagagagagatagagagagagaaaagcgggGAAACAATGagatgagaaagagagcgcgGGGAAAAGAGACGAGACAGAGCGAGCGAGAACACGAAGTAACAAtgagataagagagagaaatagattaattattactttatatttacatctaGGCATCATTGATATCACACGATCAGACACATTGATCACACGACTATTAGGCTATTAGCACGACGCAACGATGCAACACTAGAACTGCCGACAGTGTTTCGATTAAGGACCGGCTGTATACGCATGCGTGCTTTTGCGCATGCGCGGCGGTGAGGATGAAGCAACGTACATATACACGTACGGATATTGTGGCGGGATCGCGGAACTGGCGAAATGACAGCGCAGGTTAGGTAGATTAGTTAAGGTaagattgttatatattattatttaaataatagatgtgtgtgtgtgcaatagataattataacatagaAAAAGGAGcaattaaaacaaagaatCCGAAAATTTCAATCGTCCTGACTAGACAAAGTTAACTTTAAAGAATGGTTGACTCCACATCCTACATTAGATAAAGCTTTATgcattatatgcaataaaatcagatgttgcaaattgaatttaattgatcATTCACAATCTGTCCAAcattcagaaaatataaattctagaaATTTAAACATTGATTTAGATTTAGTTAACAGTAGAGTTACTCTTTCGCATAAAGATTaagtagaataaaatagaaagcgGAGGGCGGTCCTCAGAATGTGAAACTCCGCCTACGGCACGCAAATCAAGTCCATTGTGCATCTCTGATAAGCGGCCCCTCAGTTCAGGTCCATTTTTCTCCAGAGGAGAAGGAGAGCCTTAATCGAGAGGTTTCC
It includes:
- the LOC126854274 gene encoding uncharacterized protein LOC126854274; this translates as MPSPSIGTRAMAPMPSPSKNTRATARMPSSSKNTRATTPMASPSKCISAAVINEHDTDFVTIVEKEDDSIDTVAATKYKNDDNIIECKDGGNANQKVNKRINKVVQRAFQRERKKRNMRTNRYTFNPTKYGSAPSTSAYVLHHMFYITHMLYLDIYTCLSHIHMWPYLRHLLMFLLHPHIYASLRHMCLLHLHMCLHTDMHLRHIIE